A window of Nonomuraea angiospora genomic DNA:
TGCTGACGCTGCTCTTCGGTGTCGGCCTGGAGCTGCAGTACCGCAGCGCGGTCCGGCGCGGGCTGACGTGGCCGGGCAGGTATCTGTGGCGGGCGACGCTGCTGTTCGTGGAGGGGGCGCTGCACTACGTCCTGGTCTTCGAGTTCGACGTGTTGATGGGGTACGCGATCACCTCCATGATCGTGGCGTACCTGGTGGGCAGGAGCGACCGTGCGGTCACCGCCTGGATGGTCGCCGCGGGAGCGGTGCACGTCGCCATGGTGGCCCTGGTCACGGCGGCCCTGATGGCGGTGCCGGCCGGGGGCGGCACCCCGATTTACCCCCCGGACGGCTGGCTCGACCAGGTCGCCTTCCGCCTGCGGCATGTCGCCGTGTTCCGCGCGGAGCTGGTGTTCATCATCCCCATGGGCACCGTCCTGTTCCTGCTCGGCGCCCGGCTGCTGCGCGCGGGCGTCTTCGAGGAGCGTGGCGCGGGACTGCGGAGGAAGCTGATCGTCATCGGCCTCGGCGTCGGTGTGCCACTGAACCTGGCCACCTCCTTCGCGGGCCCGGCCTGGTTCGCCGTGGACCGCTATCTCATGGCGCCGCTGGTCGCGCTGGGCCTGCTGGGGATGATCACCTCGATCGTGCTCGGCATGGGTGGCGCGCCGGGCGTGCTCAGGAAAGGGATCACGGACGTCGGGCGGACGGCGCTGTCCTGCTACGTCTTCCAGAACCTGGCGGCCAGCGTCCTCTGCTACGGCTGGGGTCTGGGGCTGGCGGATCGGTTCGACGGGCTGCGGCCGTGGTGGGTGCCGGTGGGATGGGCCGGGATCTGCGTGCTGTTCATGGTGCTGTCGTCGGTGTGGCTGCGGCGGTTCAGCCGCGGGCCGCTGGAGCTGGCCTGGCAATGGGCCTACCAGGCACCGGCCCTGGC
This region includes:
- a CDS encoding DUF418 domain-containing protein, yielding MTRRIDALDVLRGVAIMGTLGTNIWIFTAPGGSAEFLQFGGGAGAVETFLKFLSNGKFLGLLTLLFGVGLELQYRSAVRRGLTWPGRYLWRATLLFVEGALHYVLVFEFDVLMGYAITSMIVAYLVGRSDRAVTAWMVAAGAVHVAMVALVTAALMAVPAGGGTPIYPPDGWLDQVAFRLRHVAVFRAELVFIIPMGTVLFLLGARLLRAGVFEERGAGLRRKLIVIGLGVGVPLNLATSFAGPAWFAVDRYLMAPLVALGLLGMITSIVLGMGGAPGVLRKGITDVGRTALSCYVFQNLAASVLCYGWGLGLADRFDGLRPWWVPVGWAGICVLFMVLSSVWLRRFSRGPLELAWQWAYQAPALARRP